The following are encoded in a window of Callithrix jacchus isolate 240 chromosome 9, calJac240_pri, whole genome shotgun sequence genomic DNA:
- the ITGA7 gene encoding integrin alpha-7 isoform X9: MFGISVAVLGDLNQDGFPDIAVGAPFDGDGKVFIYHGSSLGIVAKPSQVLEGEAVGIKSFGYSLSGNLDMDGNQYPDLLVGSLADSAVLFRARPVLHVSHEVSIAPRSIDLEQPNCAGGHLVCVDLRVCFSYIAVPRSYNPTVALDYVLDGDTDRRLRGQVPRVIFLRRSPDEPKHQASGTVWLKHQHDRVCGDAMFQLQENIKDKLRAIVVTLSYSLPTPRLRRQAPGQGLPPVAPILNAHQSSTQRAEIHFLKQGCGEDKICQSNLQLVRARFCARVSDTEFQPLPMDADGTTALFALSGQPVIGLELMVTNLPSDPAQPQADGDDAHEAQLLVMLPASLHYSGVRALDPAEKPLCLSNENASHVECELGNPMKRGAQVTFYLIFSTSGISIETTELEVKLLLATISEQELHVVSARARVFIELPLSIAGMAIPQQLFFSGVVRGESAMQSERDVGSKVKYEVTVSNQGQSLKTLGSAFLNIMWPHEIANGKWLLYPMRVELEGGQGPGQKGLCSPRPNILHLDVDSRDRRRRELELPEQPEPGEQQEPSMSWWPVSSAEKKKNITLDCARGTANCVVFSCPLYSFDRAAVLRVWGRLWNSTFLEEYSAVKSLEVIVRANITVKSSIKNLMLRDASTVIPVMVYLDPVAVVAEGVPWWVILLAVLAGLLVLALMVLLLWKMGFFKRAKHPEATVPQYHAVKIPREDRQQFKEEKTGTILRSNWGSPRREGPDAHPILAADGHPELGLDGHPGPGTA, translated from the exons ATGTTCGGGATCAGCGTGGCTGTCCTGGGGGACCTCAACCAAGATGGCTTTCCAG ATATTGCAGTGGGTGCCCCCTTTGATGGGGATGGGAAAGTCTTCATCTACCATGGGAGCAGCCTGGGCATTGTCGCCAAACCTTCACAG GTGCTGGAGGGTGAGGCTGTGGGCATCAAGAGCTTCGGCTACTCCCTGTCAGGCAACTTGGATATGGATGGGAACCAATACCCTGACCTGCTGGTGGGCTCCCTGGCTGACTCTGCCGTGCTCTTCAG GGCCAGACCTGTCCTCCATGTCTCCCATGAGGTCTCTATTGCTCCTCGAAGCATCGACCTGGAGCAGCCCAACTGTGCTGGTGGCCACTTGGTCTG TGTGGACCTAAGGGTCTGTTTCAGCTACATTGCAGTCCCCAGAAGCTATAACCCTACCGTGG CCCTGGATTACGTGTTAGACGGGGACACAGACCGGAGGCTCCGGGGCCAGGTTCCCCGTGTGATCTTCCTGAGACGTAGCCCAGATGAACCCAAGCACCAGGCCTCGGGCACCGTGTGGCTAAAGCACCAGCATGACCGAGTCTGTGGAGATGCCATGTTCCAGCTCCAG GAAAACATCAAAGACAAGCTTCGGGCCATTGTAGTGACCTTGTCCTACAGTCTGCCGACCCCTCGGCTCCGGCGACAGGCTCCTGGCCAGGGGCTGCCCCCAGTGGCCCCCATCCTCAATGCCCACCAGTCCAGCACCCAGCGGGCAGAG ATCCACTTCCTGAAACAAGGCTGTGGTGAAGACAAGATCTGCCAGAGCAATCTGCAGCTGGTCCGTGCCCGCTTCTGTGCCCGGGTCAGCGACACGGAATTCCAGCCTCTGCCCAT GGATGCAGACGGAACAACAGCCCTGTTTGCACTGAGTGGGCAGCCGGTCATTGGCCTGGAGCTGATGGTTACCAACCTGCCATCggacccagcccagccccaggctgATGGGGATGATGCCCATGAAGCCCAGCTCCTGGTCATGCTTCCTGCCTCACTACACTACTCAGGAGTCCGGGCCCTGGACCCTGCG GAGAAGCCACTCTGCCTATCCAATGAGAATGCCTCCCATGTTGAGTGTGAGCTGGGGAACCCCATGAAGAGAGGTGCCCAG GTCACCTTCTACCTCATCTTTAGCACCTCAGGGATCAGCATTGAGACCACAGAACTGGAGGTGAAGCTGCTGTTGGCCAC GATCAGTGAGCAGGAGCTGCATGTAGTCTCTGCACGAGCCCGTGTCTTCATTGAGCTGCCACTGTCCATTGCAGG GATGGCCATCCCCCAGCAACTCTTCTTCTCTGGAGTGGTAAGGGGTGAGAGCGCCATGCAGTCTGAGCGGGATGTGGGCAGCAAGGTCAAGTATGAGGTCACG GTCTCCAACCAAGGCCAGTCACTCAAAACCCTGGGCTCTGCCTTCCTCAACATCATGTGGCCCCATGAGATTGCCAATGGGAAGTGGCTGCTGTACCCAATGCGGGTGGAGCTGGAGGGCGGTCAGGGGCCTGGGCAGAAAGGGCTTTGCTCTCCCAGGCCCAACATCCTCCACCTG GATGTGGACAGCAGGGATAGGAGGCGGCGGGAGCTGGAGCTGCCTGAGCAACCGGAGCCTGGTGAGCAGCAGGAGCCTAGCATGTCCTGGTGGCCAGTGTCCTCTgctgagaagaagaaaaacatcacCCTG GACTGTGCCCGGGGCACTGCCAACTGTGTGGTGTTCAGCTGCCCACTCTACAGCTTCGACAGAGCGGCTGTGCTGCGTGTCTGGGGCCGTCTCTGGAATAGCACCTTTCTGGAG GAGTACTCAGCTGTGAAGTCCCTGGAAGTGATTGTCCGAGCCAATATCACAGTGAAGTCCTCCATAAAGAACCTGATGCTCCGAGATGCCTCCACAGTG ATCCCGGTGATGGTATACTTGGACCCCGTGGCTGTGGTGGCAGAAGGAGTGCCCTGGTGGGTTATCCTCCTGGCTGTACTTGCTGGGCTGCTGGTGCTGGCACTGATGGTGCTGCTCCTGTGGAAG ATGGGATTCTTCAAACGGGCGAAGCACCCCGAGGCCACCGTGCCCCAGTACCATGCAGTGAAGATTCCTCGGGAAGACCGACAGCAGTTCAAGGAGGAGAAGACGGGCACTATCCTTAGGAGCAACTGGGGCAGCCCCCGGCGGGAGGGCCCGGATGCACACCCCATCCTGGCTGCTGACGGGCACCCCGAGCTGGGCCTCGATGGGCATCCAGGACCAGGCACCGCCTAG
- the ITGA7 gene encoding integrin alpha-7 isoform X6, with the protein MAGARSRDPWGASWICYFFGSLLVELLFSRAVAFNLDVMGALRKEGEPGSLFGFSVALHRQLQPRPQSWLLVGAPQALALPGQQANRTGGLFACPLSLEETDCYRVDIDQGADVQKESKENQWLGVSVRSQAPGGKIVTCAHRYEARQRVDQILETRDMIGRCFVLSQDLAIRDELDGGEWKFCEGRPQGHEQFGFCQQGTAAAFSPDSHYLLFGAPGTYNWKGLLFVTNIDSSDPDQLVYKTLDPADRLPGPAGDLALNSYLGFSIDSGKGLVRAEELSFVAGAPRANHRGAVVILRKDSASRLVPEAVLSGERLTSGFGYSLAVADLNSDGWPDLIVGAPYFFERQEELGGAVYVYLNQGGHWTGISPLRLCGSPDSMFGISVAVLGDLNQDGFPDIAVGAPFDGDGKVFIYHGSSLGIVAKPSQVLEGEAVGIKSFGYSLSGNLDMDGNQYPDLLVGSLADSAVLFRARPVLHVSHEVSIAPRSIDLEQPNCAGGHLVCVDLRVCFSYIAVPRSYNPTVALDYVLDGDTDRRLRGQVPRVIFLRRSPDEPKHQASGTVWLKHQHDRVCGDAMFQLQENIKDKLRAIVVTLSYSLPTPRLRRQAPGQGLPPVAPILNAHQSSTQRAEIHFLKQGCGEDKICQSNLQLVRARFCARVSDTEFQPLPMDADGTTALFALSGQPVIGLELMVTNLPSDPAQPQADGDDAHEAQLLVMLPASLHYSGVRALDPAEKPLCLSNENASHVECELGNPMKRGAQVTFYLIFSTSGISIETTELEVKLLLATISEQELHVVSARARVFIELPLSIAGMAIPQQLFFSGVVRGESAMQSERDVGSKVKYEVTVSNQGQSLKTLGSAFLNIMWPHEIANGKWLLYPMRVELEGGQGPGQKGLCSPRPNILHLDVDSRDRRRRELELPEQPEPGEQQEPSMSWWPVSSAEKKKNITLDCARGTANCVVFSCPLYSFDRAAVLRVWGRLWNSTFLEEYSAVKSLEVIVRANITVKSSIKNLMLRDASTVIPVMVYLDPVAVVAEGVPWWVILLAVLAGLLVLALMVLLLWKMGFFKRAKHPEATVPQYHAVKIPREDRQQFKEEKTGTILRSNWGSPRREGPDAHPILAADGHPELGLDGHPGPGTA; encoded by the exons ATGGCCGGGGCTCGGAGCCGCGACCCTTGGGGGGCCTCCTGGATTTGCTACTTTTTTGGCTCCCTGCTCGTCGAACTGCTCTTCTCACGGGCTGTCGCCTTCAATCTGGACGTGATGGGTGCCTTGCGCAAGGAGGGCGAGCCAGGCAGCCTCTTCGGCTTCTCTGTGGCCCTGCACCGGCAGTTGCAGCCCCGACCCCAGAGCTG GCTGCTGGTGGGTGCTCCCCAGGCCCTGGCTCTTCCTGGGCAGCAGGCGAATCGCACTGGTGGCCTCTTTGCTTGTCCCTTGAGCCTGGAGGAGACCGACTGCTACAGAGTGGACATCGACCAGGGAG CTGATGTgcaaaaagaaagcaaggagAACCAGTGGTTGGGAGTCAGTGTTCGGAGCCAGGCACCTGGGGGCAAGATTGTT ACCTGTGCACACCGATATGAGGCACGGCAGCGAGTGGACCAGATCCTGGAGACACGGGATATGATTGGTCGCTGCTTTGTGCTAAGCCAGGATCTGGCCATCCGGGATGAGTTGGATGGTGGGGAATGGAAGTTCTGTGAGGGGCGACCCCAAGGCCATGAACAATTTGGGTTCTGCCAGCAGGGCACAGCTGCCGCCTTCTCCCCTGATAGCCACTACCTCCTCTTTGGGGCCCCTGGAACCTATAATTGGAAGG ggTTGCTTTTTGTGACCAACATTGATAGCTCAGACCCTGACCAGCTGGTGTATAAAACTTTGGACCCTGCTGACCGGCTCCCAGGACCAGCCGGAGACTTGGCCCTGAATAGCTACTTAG GTTTCTCTATCGACTCGGGGAAAGGTCTGGTGCGTGCAGAAGAGCTGAGCTTTGTGGCTGGGGCTCCCCGTGCCAACCACAGGGGTGCCGTGGTCATCCTGCGCAAGGACAGCGCCAGTCGCCTGGTGCCCGAGGCTGTGCTGTCTGGGGAGCGCCTGACCTCTGGCTTCGGCTACTCGCTGGCTGTGGCTGACCTCAACAgtgatgg CTGGCCAGACCTGATAGTGGGTGCCCCCTACTTCTTTGAGCGCCAAGAAGAGCTGGGGGGTGCCGTGTATGTGTACTTGAACCAGGGGGGCCATTGGACCGGAATCTCCCCGCTCCGGCTCTGTGGCTCCCCTGACTCCATGTTCGGGATCAGCGTGGCTGTCCTGGGGGACCTCAACCAAGATGGCTTTCCAG ATATTGCAGTGGGTGCCCCCTTTGATGGGGATGGGAAAGTCTTCATCTACCATGGGAGCAGCCTGGGCATTGTCGCCAAACCTTCACAG GTGCTGGAGGGTGAGGCTGTGGGCATCAAGAGCTTCGGCTACTCCCTGTCAGGCAACTTGGATATGGATGGGAACCAATACCCTGACCTGCTGGTGGGCTCCCTGGCTGACTCTGCCGTGCTCTTCAG GGCCAGACCTGTCCTCCATGTCTCCCATGAGGTCTCTATTGCTCCTCGAAGCATCGACCTGGAGCAGCCCAACTGTGCTGGTGGCCACTTGGTCTG TGTGGACCTAAGGGTCTGTTTCAGCTACATTGCAGTCCCCAGAAGCTATAACCCTACCGTGG CCCTGGATTACGTGTTAGACGGGGACACAGACCGGAGGCTCCGGGGCCAGGTTCCCCGTGTGATCTTCCTGAGACGTAGCCCAGATGAACCCAAGCACCAGGCCTCGGGCACCGTGTGGCTAAAGCACCAGCATGACCGAGTCTGTGGAGATGCCATGTTCCAGCTCCAG GAAAACATCAAAGACAAGCTTCGGGCCATTGTAGTGACCTTGTCCTACAGTCTGCCGACCCCTCGGCTCCGGCGACAGGCTCCTGGCCAGGGGCTGCCCCCAGTGGCCCCCATCCTCAATGCCCACCAGTCCAGCACCCAGCGGGCAGAG ATCCACTTCCTGAAACAAGGCTGTGGTGAAGACAAGATCTGCCAGAGCAATCTGCAGCTGGTCCGTGCCCGCTTCTGTGCCCGGGTCAGCGACACGGAATTCCAGCCTCTGCCCAT GGATGCAGACGGAACAACAGCCCTGTTTGCACTGAGTGGGCAGCCGGTCATTGGCCTGGAGCTGATGGTTACCAACCTGCCATCggacccagcccagccccaggctgATGGGGATGATGCCCATGAAGCCCAGCTCCTGGTCATGCTTCCTGCCTCACTACACTACTCAGGAGTCCGGGCCCTGGACCCTGCG GAGAAGCCACTCTGCCTATCCAATGAGAATGCCTCCCATGTTGAGTGTGAGCTGGGGAACCCCATGAAGAGAGGTGCCCAG GTCACCTTCTACCTCATCTTTAGCACCTCAGGGATCAGCATTGAGACCACAGAACTGGAGGTGAAGCTGCTGTTGGCCAC GATCAGTGAGCAGGAGCTGCATGTAGTCTCTGCACGAGCCCGTGTCTTCATTGAGCTGCCACTGTCCATTGCAGG GATGGCCATCCCCCAGCAACTCTTCTTCTCTGGAGTGGTAAGGGGTGAGAGCGCCATGCAGTCTGAGCGGGATGTGGGCAGCAAGGTCAAGTATGAGGTCACG GTCTCCAACCAAGGCCAGTCACTCAAAACCCTGGGCTCTGCCTTCCTCAACATCATGTGGCCCCATGAGATTGCCAATGGGAAGTGGCTGCTGTACCCAATGCGGGTGGAGCTGGAGGGCGGTCAGGGGCCTGGGCAGAAAGGGCTTTGCTCTCCCAGGCCCAACATCCTCCACCTG GATGTGGACAGCAGGGATAGGAGGCGGCGGGAGCTGGAGCTGCCTGAGCAACCGGAGCCTGGTGAGCAGCAGGAGCCTAGCATGTCCTGGTGGCCAGTGTCCTCTgctgagaagaagaaaaacatcacCCTG GACTGTGCCCGGGGCACTGCCAACTGTGTGGTGTTCAGCTGCCCACTCTACAGCTTCGACAGAGCGGCTGTGCTGCGTGTCTGGGGCCGTCTCTGGAATAGCACCTTTCTGGAG GAGTACTCAGCTGTGAAGTCCCTGGAAGTGATTGTCCGAGCCAATATCACAGTGAAGTCCTCCATAAAGAACCTGATGCTCCGAGATGCCTCCACAGTG ATCCCGGTGATGGTATACTTGGACCCCGTGGCTGTGGTGGCAGAAGGAGTGCCCTGGTGGGTTATCCTCCTGGCTGTACTTGCTGGGCTGCTGGTGCTGGCACTGATGGTGCTGCTCCTGTGGAAG ATGGGATTCTTCAAACGGGCGAAGCACCCCGAGGCCACCGTGCCCCAGTACCATGCAGTGAAGATTCCTCGGGAAGACCGACAGCAGTTCAAGGAGGAGAAGACGGGCACTATCCTTAGGAGCAACTGGGGCAGCCCCCGGCGGGAGGGCCCGGATGCACACCCCATCCTGGCTGCTGACGGGCACCCCGAGCTGGGCCTCGATGGGCATCCAGGACCAGGCACCGCCTAG
- the ITGA7 gene encoding integrin alpha-7 isoform X3, which translates to MAGARSRDPWGASWICYFFGSLLVELLFSRAVAFNLDVMGALRKEGEPGSLFGFSVALHRQLQPRPQSWLLVGAPQALALPGQQANRTGGLFACPLSLEETDCYRVDIDQGADVQKESKENQWLGVSVRSQAPGGKIVTCAHRYEARQRVDQILETRDMIGRCFVLSQDLAIRDELDGGEWKFCEGRPQGHEQFGFCQQGTAAAFSPDSHYLLFGAPGTYNWKGTARVELCAQGSADLAHLDDGPYEAGGEKQQDPRLIPVPANSYFGLLFVTNIDSSDPDQLVYKTLDPADRLPGPAGDLALNSYLGFSIDSGKGLVRAEELSFVAGAPRANHRGAVVILRKDSASRLVPEAVLSGERLTSGFGYSLAVADLNSDGWPDLIVGAPYFFERQEELGGAVYVYLNQGGHWTGISPLRLCGSPDSMFGISVAVLGDLNQDGFPDIAVGAPFDGDGKVFIYHGSSLGIVAKPSQVLEGEAVGIKSFGYSLSGNLDMDGNQYPDLLVGSLADSAVLFRARPVLHVSHEVSIAPRSIDLEQPNCAGGHLVCVDLRVCFSYIAVPRSYNPTVALDYVLDGDTDRRLRGQVPRVIFLRRSPDEPKHQASGTVWLKHQHDRVCGDAMFQLQENIKDKLRAIVVTLSYSLPTPRLRRQAPGQGLPPVAPILNAHQSSTQRAEIHFLKQGCGEDKICQSNLQLVRARFCARVSDTEFQPLPMDADGTTALFALSGQPVIGLELMVTNLPSDPAQPQADGDDAHEAQLLVMLPASLHYSGVRALDPAEKPLCLSNENASHVECELGNPMKRGAQVTFYLIFSTSGISIETTELEVKLLLATISEQELHVVSARARVFIELPLSIAGMAIPQQLFFSGVVRGESAMQSERDVGSKVKYEVTVSNQGQSLKTLGSAFLNIMWPHEIANGKWLLYPMRVELEGGQGPGQKGLCSPRPNILHLDVDSRDRRRRELELPEQPEPGEQQEPSMSWWPVSSAEKKKNITLDCARGTANCVVFSCPLYSFDRAAVLRVWGRLWNSTFLEEYSAVKSLEVIVRANITVKSSIKNLMLRDASTVIPVMVYLDPVAVVAEGVPWWVILLAVLAGLLVLALMVLLLWKCGFFHRSSQRSPFPTNYHRACLAVQPSAVEVGGPGTVGWDSSNGRSTPRPPCPSTMQ; encoded by the exons ATGGCCGGGGCTCGGAGCCGCGACCCTTGGGGGGCCTCCTGGATTTGCTACTTTTTTGGCTCCCTGCTCGTCGAACTGCTCTTCTCACGGGCTGTCGCCTTCAATCTGGACGTGATGGGTGCCTTGCGCAAGGAGGGCGAGCCAGGCAGCCTCTTCGGCTTCTCTGTGGCCCTGCACCGGCAGTTGCAGCCCCGACCCCAGAGCTG GCTGCTGGTGGGTGCTCCCCAGGCCCTGGCTCTTCCTGGGCAGCAGGCGAATCGCACTGGTGGCCTCTTTGCTTGTCCCTTGAGCCTGGAGGAGACCGACTGCTACAGAGTGGACATCGACCAGGGAG CTGATGTgcaaaaagaaagcaaggagAACCAGTGGTTGGGAGTCAGTGTTCGGAGCCAGGCACCTGGGGGCAAGATTGTT ACCTGTGCACACCGATATGAGGCACGGCAGCGAGTGGACCAGATCCTGGAGACACGGGATATGATTGGTCGCTGCTTTGTGCTAAGCCAGGATCTGGCCATCCGGGATGAGTTGGATGGTGGGGAATGGAAGTTCTGTGAGGGGCGACCCCAAGGCCATGAACAATTTGGGTTCTGCCAGCAGGGCACAGCTGCCGCCTTCTCCCCTGATAGCCACTACCTCCTCTTTGGGGCCCCTGGAACCTATAATTGGAAGG GCACAGCCAGGGTGGAGCTCTGTGCACAGGGCTCAGCGGACCTGGCACACCTGGACGACGGGCCCTACGAGGCGGGGGGTGAGAAGCAGCAGGACCCCCGCCTCATCCCGGTCCCTGCCAACAGCTACTTTG ggTTGCTTTTTGTGACCAACATTGATAGCTCAGACCCTGACCAGCTGGTGTATAAAACTTTGGACCCTGCTGACCGGCTCCCAGGACCAGCCGGAGACTTGGCCCTGAATAGCTACTTAG GTTTCTCTATCGACTCGGGGAAAGGTCTGGTGCGTGCAGAAGAGCTGAGCTTTGTGGCTGGGGCTCCCCGTGCCAACCACAGGGGTGCCGTGGTCATCCTGCGCAAGGACAGCGCCAGTCGCCTGGTGCCCGAGGCTGTGCTGTCTGGGGAGCGCCTGACCTCTGGCTTCGGCTACTCGCTGGCTGTGGCTGACCTCAACAgtgatgg CTGGCCAGACCTGATAGTGGGTGCCCCCTACTTCTTTGAGCGCCAAGAAGAGCTGGGGGGTGCCGTGTATGTGTACTTGAACCAGGGGGGCCATTGGACCGGAATCTCCCCGCTCCGGCTCTGTGGCTCCCCTGACTCCATGTTCGGGATCAGCGTGGCTGTCCTGGGGGACCTCAACCAAGATGGCTTTCCAG ATATTGCAGTGGGTGCCCCCTTTGATGGGGATGGGAAAGTCTTCATCTACCATGGGAGCAGCCTGGGCATTGTCGCCAAACCTTCACAG GTGCTGGAGGGTGAGGCTGTGGGCATCAAGAGCTTCGGCTACTCCCTGTCAGGCAACTTGGATATGGATGGGAACCAATACCCTGACCTGCTGGTGGGCTCCCTGGCTGACTCTGCCGTGCTCTTCAG GGCCAGACCTGTCCTCCATGTCTCCCATGAGGTCTCTATTGCTCCTCGAAGCATCGACCTGGAGCAGCCCAACTGTGCTGGTGGCCACTTGGTCTG TGTGGACCTAAGGGTCTGTTTCAGCTACATTGCAGTCCCCAGAAGCTATAACCCTACCGTGG CCCTGGATTACGTGTTAGACGGGGACACAGACCGGAGGCTCCGGGGCCAGGTTCCCCGTGTGATCTTCCTGAGACGTAGCCCAGATGAACCCAAGCACCAGGCCTCGGGCACCGTGTGGCTAAAGCACCAGCATGACCGAGTCTGTGGAGATGCCATGTTCCAGCTCCAG GAAAACATCAAAGACAAGCTTCGGGCCATTGTAGTGACCTTGTCCTACAGTCTGCCGACCCCTCGGCTCCGGCGACAGGCTCCTGGCCAGGGGCTGCCCCCAGTGGCCCCCATCCTCAATGCCCACCAGTCCAGCACCCAGCGGGCAGAG ATCCACTTCCTGAAACAAGGCTGTGGTGAAGACAAGATCTGCCAGAGCAATCTGCAGCTGGTCCGTGCCCGCTTCTGTGCCCGGGTCAGCGACACGGAATTCCAGCCTCTGCCCAT GGATGCAGACGGAACAACAGCCCTGTTTGCACTGAGTGGGCAGCCGGTCATTGGCCTGGAGCTGATGGTTACCAACCTGCCATCggacccagcccagccccaggctgATGGGGATGATGCCCATGAAGCCCAGCTCCTGGTCATGCTTCCTGCCTCACTACACTACTCAGGAGTCCGGGCCCTGGACCCTGCG GAGAAGCCACTCTGCCTATCCAATGAGAATGCCTCCCATGTTGAGTGTGAGCTGGGGAACCCCATGAAGAGAGGTGCCCAG GTCACCTTCTACCTCATCTTTAGCACCTCAGGGATCAGCATTGAGACCACAGAACTGGAGGTGAAGCTGCTGTTGGCCAC GATCAGTGAGCAGGAGCTGCATGTAGTCTCTGCACGAGCCCGTGTCTTCATTGAGCTGCCACTGTCCATTGCAGG GATGGCCATCCCCCAGCAACTCTTCTTCTCTGGAGTGGTAAGGGGTGAGAGCGCCATGCAGTCTGAGCGGGATGTGGGCAGCAAGGTCAAGTATGAGGTCACG GTCTCCAACCAAGGCCAGTCACTCAAAACCCTGGGCTCTGCCTTCCTCAACATCATGTGGCCCCATGAGATTGCCAATGGGAAGTGGCTGCTGTACCCAATGCGGGTGGAGCTGGAGGGCGGTCAGGGGCCTGGGCAGAAAGGGCTTTGCTCTCCCAGGCCCAACATCCTCCACCTG GATGTGGACAGCAGGGATAGGAGGCGGCGGGAGCTGGAGCTGCCTGAGCAACCGGAGCCTGGTGAGCAGCAGGAGCCTAGCATGTCCTGGTGGCCAGTGTCCTCTgctgagaagaagaaaaacatcacCCTG GACTGTGCCCGGGGCACTGCCAACTGTGTGGTGTTCAGCTGCCCACTCTACAGCTTCGACAGAGCGGCTGTGCTGCGTGTCTGGGGCCGTCTCTGGAATAGCACCTTTCTGGAG GAGTACTCAGCTGTGAAGTCCCTGGAAGTGATTGTCCGAGCCAATATCACAGTGAAGTCCTCCATAAAGAACCTGATGCTCCGAGATGCCTCCACAGTG ATCCCGGTGATGGTATACTTGGACCCCGTGGCTGTGGTGGCAGAAGGAGTGCCCTGGTGGGTTATCCTCCTGGCTGTACTTGCTGGGCTGCTGGTGCTGGCACTGATGGTGCTGCTCCTGTGGAAG TGTGGCTTTTTCCATCGGAGCAGCCAGCGCTCACCTTTTCCCACCAACTATCACCGGGCCTGTCTGGCTGTGCAGCCTTCAGCTGTGGAAGTTGGGGGTCCAGGGACTGTGGG ATGGGATTCTTCAAACGGGCGAAGCACCCCGAGGCCACCGTGCCCCAGTACCATGCAGTGA